The window attaagtttttttttattaaatataattaattaattaatttttaatataatttttatttaactttatttatttaattaaaaatacaaaatattattatttttatattattatttaaaatatattaaatattaaaatgtgtactaatttaataaaatataatattattatttaaaataataatgattagactaattattaattattatttaatagataattttatttataaaaaaattgaatcattcaactattgttctttataagtattttaatatatatatatataattaatataataaaatataaaatatttatattttattaaatcaagacatattttaatattttatatattttaaataattataatttaaaaataataatattttgtatttttaattaaataaataaaatagaaaaatattaaaaattaattaattatttaatgataaaaaacttaataattaaataaaataaaataagtaaaataaataagataagaaaggcaaatatataaaaatgaaagggacaaataagtaatttttgaattaattaagaaGTGTGGCGGAGGCGGAATATGGAAGGGGTAAATGTAATTCATTTTCCTTGAGATTGATTTACTtccaaatttttttaacaaaaaaaataaaataataacagagtttgaagtttgaatctACAATCAAGGacatattaacaaattatggttatgataaacttaaaataatgaagattttttttttaaaaggactTAAAGAAATTGAAGGTAAAAAGTATAGCTGAAAAACATTAAACCGATAATGTGATTTATTCccattaaacaaataatattactattattatttttaaaggttATGATATATTGGTATTAGGAtgctaattattttaaaaaatatatatatttattgtaaaatattatttagataaaagaaaataaacatttgactatttgaaagaaaaataccCATATATATTAGGGTTGTCTCAGCCCACAACCCACAACTTTTCAGcccataatataatatatatttataaaatgaatttagttgggtgggcttaagccccaTAGAAACCCAAGTGTATATATCCGTCTTTGCCTATAATCTAAAACTAAACATGTAATAACTTTTAAGGTgttaaattttttcttaaaaatcataattattttttaaaataaaatcggttaaaatgaaatttatgatTCCATATCTGGCTATTTCAActgtgtttttaattttttaaaatcttaattaaatattatttaatcactctcttattcattaaataacttaatttattaatcagaatattaaaatatattatatattttagataaataaattattttatcattatttatacTTTCTACCTAAAAACCCAcctataaatattaatttaaataacttcaaTCGAATAAGTTATAAACATATAGAATtgattatctaaaaatatatttgtatagaCATTATCTGAAAAAGGAATTTGAAAAGTATATAAAATCGTCATacttgtttataaaaaaaaaattgatcaacttttttttttttaatttgattttctaaaaaaaatggtttaatCTAGTTCaatcatatgttttttttatttaagaaagtaattctaatgataatggtaagaaaatatttgttttcaaataatctattacAATAATCTACAaaggtatatatttatatatatataaaacaaacacGCGCGGCTTGCAAAATAAGCCCCGCCCAGCCCCGCCAAAAgctaaatttctaaaatatttagttgAGTTTGAACGGACGGCGATCGTTTCAAGAGGAGGACACGCGGCGCAATCGCATTGATGGAGAGAGAGGAAAGGGGGAAAATATATTAAGCGTGGGAAATAAGCTCGGTCGTGACTCGTGAATCGTAACTACTCGTGAGTAGGGTTTCCCCCCAACTCCATCTCTTTTGATCAGTTCTCTCCAGTTTTCAAATCCTCTTTCTTCCATGAATCGACGAGGCGAAACTTCTGCTCCAACCGTCAATGGAAGTAAAACTACAAGGATTAGGTCAAATGAGACTCAGACTGCTGCTGAACCAACCGCCGATTGTTCTGGACAAGAAGAACTCAACGAACGGAGAGCACTTCGATCTCGATACCTTCACGTTAAAGCTCTAATAAGTGGTAACTCTTTTATTGACTTTCTTATTTTATCTCCATCTTTCATTCATTGATGATTTCTTCTCTAAATTTACAATGCCTATTGCCTTTTGCCTATTGAAGTTGTTCACTGAGCACTATTTCTTGCAGATAAGAGAGATGACATTTCGAATGTTGATTCTGACAATTTCGATTCAATCATTAACGAGGTTGAAAACTTGCATAAAAGAGGTATCCATGTCTTTATTCAAGTTTGTGTTAacattgtttttgtattttgattgtttttctGTTACATTAATGAAATTTCATATCATGTTATATACCACGTTGTTTTCAAGAATGTTGACTCAAAACAAACTGTTCCTGCTGCTTTCATTTATGAAATTCAGTTTGTGTTGGCTTGCATTGAAGGATTACATGTATGTTAATGGaaattgttattttctttacaGTGAGAAAACCTAGGGAACAAGTTGCTGATGCTGAGGCCCTTTTAGATATTGCAAATACCTTAGTGTCCTCTGTTAGGGCGCAGAGTAATGAAGGAATAACCCCATCAGATTTTGTGAACTCTCTGCTAAGGAATTTTGAGCAATCAAATGGGGAGGGTACGAGTGCAGATGCAGGGAGGAGCTCAATCGCATGGAAAAATATTGCCAGTGGAGTTGCTCATATTTTCAGGAAGGCTCCTGAATGCTGCACAATGTttgtatttatttctttattcatattattGATTTGGTTAAATATGGAGATTTGCATGTGAATGTGCCTAATATGCCATTGTGTATAGGCTTGGACCAATGACTAACGAATTGAAGCTAAGGAAGCCCATTGTTCAGAAAAAACGCGTGCGACCAACTGAAAGTGCTCGACCTGAGGAGGTAAGGATGAACTTCAATAGCTTCAGTTGATCTCATGGCATTTCCATGGTATCCAACATGGGACATTTTTATTATAGTTGGCTTGTAGACTTGTGGTTGCATATgcttaaattaaatgaaagatCTAGTAATCAAGATTTTGcctgttttctttttaattgcTTTTTGAGTGGAGTTATCTTGGAATTCCTTTTTTTGTCTAACTGGTTTTGTTTTCACAGCTCAATGCAGCGAATAAAGAAGAGAGAACAGGCACTGATATGAATATGGCTAccatgtttaatattttaaggaaGAATAAGAAGGCAGGGCTTGAAAATCTAGTATTGAACCGAAACTCCTTTGCACAGACTGTGGAGAATATATTTGCCTTGTCTTTCTTGGTTAAAGATGGACGTGCAGAAATTGTTGTCAATGAGGGAGGGAAGCATATAGTTTGTAAGTCCTATTATTATACCAATGCtgttctattttaattttacataatttttgtgttttttctttctgTTTTCAAATTGACTGGATTCACTTTCTATTTGTATTAGCACCAAGAAATGCTCCAGCTGCCAATGCAGTTACATCCAAGGAAGTTTCTTATTTTCACTTTGTTTTCAGATATGACTTCAGGGATTGGAAGGTATGTCTTGATCTTGTTTATGTTAAccctttttttattttcccCACGTGGAATATTCTCTCAAATCGATATGGAAGGTTGAAATCTGATATGGAAATCCTAGAAGATCCcaatatagataaaattaatggGATTTTATTGTCATTGATGGtcatattttttgttatttccATTAATTTGTAGTTTGCTTGAAAGAGAATGATAAGATTTGCCTATGAATTATTTCAGTTGATGGTGGAATCTGTGGGTGTTGGTGATGAGCTGATGCCACATAGGAATCCAAACGACACTGACATAGATTGTGGTGTGTGGAGAGAAACAGAAAATTCAATGCCGGGGCAGACAACTCCAATCAGAAAACTGTCACGGAATCGAGGGCTGGTCTTGCAAGAACAGAGTGTAGTTGCAGAGTCGCCTGAAAGTGACGATAATGCGGAGAGAGCTGTTGCCATTCGCAGGGGGAAACGTAAAATTGGATGAGATATTTAGTAAGGAGAGGTAATTTTGGTGGTTGAATTCAGGTAATTAGGTTGGGGTTTTGGTATTATGTTAGTATTCTGCTAGCTAGCTTACATTTTGAAATTGAGCAAAAGTTTAGGTTGATGCATAACTCTAACTAATGTCCTTCAATTTGACTGTCAATGTAAATTGCTTGTGCAGCTCAAAGTATATACTCCTCATCTATTGCATTTTATACcctattgttattattttccttttagatgcctaaatatataatatttcacttTATTTGAGTGGTAGCTTAAATAATTTGACACTAGagatttataattaaatgtCATTAAAATGGagaagtttattttttttagttttttttacaaggaattaattcttattaatttaaataatgagacatatggtgtaaatattgtatttaatgaataatcaaattatactgtgaattttattttttgcatatattttttaaagagtgcAACTTAAACAGtggtttaaattataatatactatttttgtatatattattttttaaaatttattttggttgaattatgatctattgatttttttaaataattataatttatgacaaaatatatatatatatatatatatatatatatatatataattaaagattttgttgtttttatttttattattttttggagGATATGGTGGGACAGGTTTCTTTGTTCTATTACAATCTTTGGACAAATTAAACCTCTTTAAagataactaaatatttaacttGTATCAAGATTGATTTGTTTCAAGATTCTGGAATAAGTGATGATTGAAGGTTGATACATTGTTTTTGTCATCATTGtactatttttttcaatattaaataactgttattgtttattttcaaaattaaatttgattgtcaTAAAAGTTAGCCAGTtgcattataaatatttttgaatgcAAAACTCCTTAGTACCAATTTTCTTATCCTAACTTAAATTTAGTGCCAACccatatttatgttttctcaAACTAAATGTACCTAACACTAAAATAAATGAAGTACAATTACACCcaacttataaataaatgttttcttTAACAAGAGCAAAATATccaaacttataatatttaataagatttttaCATGAATTCATAAGTTTTTCGAATCTAATCTCCGACATTGTTCTGATAATGACATTGTGAATAATCCTTAACAACCTACTTTCATTGTTTTTGGCAGCAGCAgagatatgataaaaaaatcaaagataagTCAAAACTTCTTAGATTTACGCTCCTCGTAAATCATAATCCAATTAATGATAATTTGGCTTATTATCATCTAAGTatagacaagatcaaagaatatcttatccaatgttgaaattcaaccaatcaaaatcaatacagTTGTCTTGTGAATATTGTGAAGCAAATTATGTCCTTTGAGCTGCAAAATATGTCCATTgacatttgtttattttagaagacAGAGGATAACTTGTTTCATACCGGTTTTTCTAAACAATCTCTATGTGAACCTTAAGCTATCAACTTTTTCAAGTTCTCAAAATCTCATAAGCTTTCTAAGTGTGTTAGTGTTTTAAAGTTGTATTACAATCCTACTTATTCTGTGTGAGTTTgttagtattgtaagttgacagaatctgTTTCTGTTCAACAAGAGCGTGTGTGCTAGAAGTTCGAAAACAGACAGTAACTAAGTCCTAGTTGTTCGACTAGGTTgtgtacaagtgttgtattcaatcaaatattttagtgaatatccttctcaaggttgagaaaatgggtgacgtaggagttttatctccgaacattcaaaAACATCTTTTGTGCCGTGTGTTCTTTCCTATTGCATTACTCTAATCTCGTTGTGTTgcttaaaatcaaaacaaacatttccgcacttgaactcggttcaaaagtttgtgatgtcttgcgaagaatagaaatcgatattaacttctaacagagttaatatcaaacgaagtgtgtgtaagcgttcaataATAATCGGACCCTAGTCTCTGTTGTTGATCccaattcattaaatttattcgTTAAAAGTAACACAAACTTACTAGTAAAGTCTCCATCTGAATTTTCAAAAGAATAATCAAAGTTATCGGGACTAAAATTTCACTGTTGACTTAAAACTGTCACATCAACATTAATCACCGAAAATTTGGCTAAAGTAAACACAGGTACTTTTTTaggtattttttaaaaaagacgGTAAATGTTTTAatcaaaaaaatgaatgaattatgatatattatgaataattcaattttatagtttcaatttttattaattttggagaatatgatatttttaaataaaaatatttgcccttACAATCTTTAACTTATTAAACtctctaaataaaatctaatgtTTGAGAgaattatatgtttaatttgtatCAGGATGATTGATTTGCTTCAAGATTATGGAATCAGAGATTGAAGAATAATACATTGTTTCACATATTTGATTATCATTGTACCATAAATAGTCTGAATACAAAGCTCATTTATGATAACCAATTTTCTTAACCTAACCTAATTTATGTTTTCTATAGTTAAATGAACCCAACACCCAAAGAAATGTACGTAATAGTATAATTACATCCAATTTATAAATACATGTtttcattaacaaaaacaaaatatagtgACTTGTAATTTTTGACTAATACTTTAAAATACCCAAATAAATGTGAAAAGTAAAAAGCATAGGATCGAtagaaaatgtattaattttctACTATATTGATATAATCTATATTGTCGCAATTTGGATTGTCTTTTTAAATGAGTCTATGAGACTCGATCTTTAAATTGTGACATATTAGACTC is drawn from Impatiens glandulifera chromosome 3, dImpGla2.1, whole genome shotgun sequence and contains these coding sequences:
- the LOC124931422 gene encoding non-structural maintenance of chromosomes element 4 homolog A, whose protein sequence is MNRRGETSAPTVNGSKTTRIRSNETQTAAEPTADCSGQEELNERRALRSRYLHVKALISDKRDDISNVDSDNFDSIINEVENLHKRVRKPREQVADAEALLDIANTLVSSVRAQSNEGITPSDFVNSLLRNFEQSNGEGTSADAGRSSIAWKNIASGVAHIFRKAPECCTMLGPMTNELKLRKPIVQKKRVRPTESARPEELNAANKEERTGTDMNMATMFNILRKNKKAGLENLVLNRNSFAQTVENIFALSFLVKDGRAEIVVNEGGKHIVSPRNAPAANAVTSKEVSYFHFVFRYDFRDWKLMVESVGVGDELMPHRNPNDTDIDCGVWRETENSMPGQTTPIRKLSRNRGLVLQEQSVVAESPESDDNAERAVAIRRGKRKIG